From Deinococcus aquaticus, one genomic window encodes:
- a CDS encoding M20/M25/M40 family metallo-hydrolase, protein MPLSYLTRIAQTPAPTFHEGARADLISELWTGLGYVTERDEVGNVLTRITPPGTEGRPALLLAAHLDTVFDAGTDVTVREDAGRLTGPGVGDNSASLAVVTALLRDLRGGGTTLRRPLWVAANVGEEGLGDLRGAKHLIARHRAQLGAFIAVDGYLGIAVTRGVGVRRYRAEFVGPGGHSWGDQAPSTLHALGRAISALYALHLPVTPRTTLNVGVASGGTSVNSIAGNAGLLLDLRSLDAGVLAELDARAVAVLHAAAREVGVTLRLERVGDRPGGDLQSGALLPLVREAAREVRVDLRLASSSTDANAAVPHGLPSVAVGVYRGGNAHRTDEWVQAASFAPGLKFLRRLVELYQRSPVA, encoded by the coding sequence ATGCCTCTTTCGTACCTCACTCGTATCGCTCAGACGCCCGCCCCGACCTTTCATGAGGGAGCGCGCGCGGACCTGATCTCCGAGTTGTGGACCGGCCTGGGTTACGTGACCGAACGCGACGAGGTCGGGAACGTCCTGACCCGCATCACCCCGCCCGGCACCGAGGGCCGCCCCGCGCTGCTGCTGGCCGCGCACCTGGACACCGTGTTCGACGCCGGGACCGACGTGACGGTCCGCGAGGACGCCGGGCGGCTGACCGGTCCCGGCGTGGGCGACAACAGCGCCAGTCTGGCCGTCGTGACCGCCCTGCTACGCGACCTGCGCGGCGGCGGCACCACGCTGCGCCGCCCGCTGTGGGTGGCGGCTAACGTGGGCGAGGAAGGCCTGGGCGACCTGCGCGGCGCCAAGCACCTGATCGCCCGGCACCGCGCGCAACTGGGCGCGTTCATCGCCGTGGACGGGTACCTGGGCATCGCGGTCACACGCGGCGTGGGCGTGCGCCGCTACCGCGCCGAGTTCGTCGGGCCGGGCGGGCACTCGTGGGGCGATCAGGCGCCCAGCACCCTGCACGCGCTGGGCCGCGCCATCAGCGCCCTGTACGCCCTGCACCTGCCCGTCACGCCCCGCACGACCCTGAACGTGGGCGTGGCGTCCGGCGGGACCAGCGTGAACTCCATTGCGGGCAACGCCGGGCTGCTGCTGGACCTGCGCTCGCTGGACGCCGGCGTGCTGGCCGAACTGGACGCGCGGGCCGTGGCCGTCCTGCACGCCGCGGCGCGCGAGGTGGGCGTGACGCTGCGCCTGGAACGCGTGGGCGACCGGCCCGGCGGGGACCTTCAGAGCGGGGCGCTGCTGCCGCTGGTGCGCGAGGCGGCCCGCGAGGTGCGCGTGGACCTGCGGCTGGCGTCCAGCAGCACCGACGCGAACGCCGCCGTCCCGCACGGCCTGCCGTCGGTGGCGGTCGGTGTGTACCGGGGCGGGAACGCGCACCGCACCGACGAGTGGGTGCAGGCGGCCAGTTTCGCGCCGGGCCTGAAGTTCCTGCGGCGACTGGTGGAGCTGTACCAGCGCTCCCCCGTGGCCTGA
- a CDS encoding S41 family peptidase, with translation MNPFLRRSLPRRDRPARSRLPLLRAARTAALTALLGSLAALPGAGAQSGVSPAQAVFTSVNDLIGTQYGGLSTVDRAALTREYQQRLNNVCAPTPDTCEEARAYPVLEAELTALGDEHSFFQTPEDYREFIASATGGNRLQFGVKLARLDGQNRVVTEVVPGSAAEDAGLRRGDSMQTLNGRPYLYEDLRSAREKGTPIALGVLRLGQLQTFNITARESSTLDLPRLSFVPADGTASIPALPTGAGTSQQPTRQGEVAVIRIPTFLSGSRVAQTVHDLVGQAQNRSATGLIVDLRGNPGGSLSECDSAVSAFVPSLTRVARSADGNARTVVSRGTRLEDGRLTGGVRGARLWTGPLAVLVDEGSASCSEFFAYEVQYAGRGPVIGEATAGVGNTATRVFRVGEAAVQLTILNYAKPDGTPYPQRVKPDQLRAQGEDETRQLTLGFDPLLQLGVQSLQRAPVLSIDPFRTQP, from the coding sequence ATGAATCCATTTCTGCGCCGCTCGCTTCCGCGCCGTGACCGCCCGGCCCGGTCCCGTCTGCCGCTGCTGCGCGCCGCGCGCACCGCAGCCCTCACCGCGCTGCTGGGCAGCCTGGCCGCCCTGCCCGGCGCCGGCGCGCAGAGCGGCGTGTCGCCCGCGCAGGCCGTGTTCACCAGCGTGAACGACCTGATCGGCACGCAGTACGGGGGGCTGTCCACCGTGGACCGCGCCGCCCTGACCCGCGAGTACCAGCAGCGCCTGAACAACGTCTGCGCGCCCACCCCCGACACCTGCGAGGAAGCCCGCGCGTACCCGGTCCTGGAAGCCGAACTGACCGCGCTGGGCGACGAGCACAGCTTCTTCCAGACGCCCGAGGATTACCGCGAGTTCATTGCCAGCGCCACCGGCGGCAACCGCCTGCAATTCGGCGTGAAACTTGCCCGGCTGGACGGCCAGAACCGCGTGGTGACCGAGGTCGTGCCCGGCAGCGCCGCCGAGGACGCCGGACTCAGACGCGGGGACTCCATGCAGACCCTGAACGGCAGACCCTACCTGTACGAGGACCTGCGCAGCGCCCGCGAGAAGGGTACCCCCATCGCGCTGGGCGTCCTTCGGCTGGGACAGCTCCAGACGTTCAACATCACCGCCCGCGAGAGCAGCACCCTGGACCTGCCGCGCCTGAGTTTCGTGCCCGCCGACGGCACGGCCAGCATTCCCGCGCTGCCCACGGGCGCCGGCACCTCCCAGCAACCCACGCGGCAGGGCGAGGTCGCCGTGATCCGCATTCCCACATTCCTGTCGGGCAGCCGGGTCGCGCAGACCGTGCATGACCTCGTGGGGCAGGCACAGAACCGCAGCGCCACCGGCCTGATCGTGGACCTGCGCGGCAACCCCGGCGGTAGTCTCAGCGAGTGCGACAGCGCCGTCAGCGCCTTCGTGCCCAGCCTGACCCGCGTGGCCCGCAGCGCCGACGGGAACGCCCGCACCGTCGTCAGCCGGGGTACCCGCCTGGAAGACGGCCGGCTGACCGGCGGGGTGCGCGGCGCCCGCCTGTGGACCGGCCCGCTGGCCGTCCTGGTCGACGAGGGCAGCGCCTCATGCAGCGAATTCTTCGCGTACGAGGTGCAGTACGCCGGGCGCGGCCCCGTCATCGGTGAAGCCACGGCCGGCGTGGGCAACACCGCCACCCGCGTCTTCCGGGTGGGCGAGGCCGCCGTGCAGCTCACCATCCTCAACTACGCCAAACCCGACGGCACACCCTACCCGCAGCGCGTCAAGCCCGACCAGTTGCGCGCGCAGGGCGAGGATGAAACCCGGCAGCTCACGCTGGGTTTCGACCCGCTGCTGCAACTGGGCGTGCAGTCCCTGCAACGCGCGCCCGTGCTGTCCATCGATCCGTTCCGCACGCAACCCTGA